In one Sphingobacterium daejeonense genomic region, the following are encoded:
- a CDS encoding TIGR02757 family protein, whose amino-acid sequence MDLSLKDFLDRKVEEYNRPDFIPNDPISIPHQFTEKQDIEIMGFFASILAWGQRKTIINKCNELIERMDGSPYDFIVNHGDEDLKNMLGFKHRTFNDTDLLYFISFFKYHYTHFTSLEDAFLQVEDMNGFSIEESLNSFKSYFFSLPDYPHRTRKHVSSPLQKSTCKRLNMFLRWMVRKDDMGVDFGIWDQIKPKDLICPCDVHVERVARKFGLIQTDKVNWKTAIELTDHLKELDPADPVKYDFALFGLGVAGEL is encoded by the coding sequence ATGGATTTGTCATTAAAAGATTTTTTGGATCGTAAGGTTGAGGAATATAATCGGCCTGATTTTATTCCTAATGATCCTATTAGTATTCCGCATCAATTTACAGAGAAACAGGATATTGAGATTATGGGTTTTTTCGCAAGTATATTGGCTTGGGGTCAGCGAAAGACCATTATCAATAAATGTAATGAATTGATTGAACGTATGGACGGGAGTCCTTATGATTTTATTGTCAATCATGGGGATGAGGACTTGAAAAACATGTTGGGTTTTAAGCATAGGACATTCAATGATACCGATCTTCTCTATTTTATTAGTTTTTTTAAATATCATTATACTCATTTCACAAGTTTAGAAGATGCCTTTTTACAAGTAGAGGACATGAATGGCTTCAGCATTGAGGAGTCCTTGAATTCGTTTAAATCGTATTTTTTTTCATTGCCTGATTATCCTCACCGGACACGGAAGCATGTCAGTTCACCTTTGCAGAAATCAACCTGCAAAAGGTTGAATATGTTCTTGCGATGGATGGTGAGAAAGGACGATATGGGTGTTGATTTTGGGATTTGGGACCAGATCAAGCCAAAGGACTTAATATGTCCATGTGATGTACATGTAGAGCGTGTTGCTAGGAAATTTGGATTGATCCAAACCGACAAAGTGAATTGGAAAACAGCAATTGAACTAACTGATCATCTGAAAGAACTGGACCCTGCAGATCCTGTAAAGTATGATTTTGCACTTTTTGGATTAGGTGTTGCAGGAGAATTATAA
- a CDS encoding GNAT family N-acetyltransferase encodes MIRFIKVEDALPIRSAVLQKRKDPKLCRNPEDLKPDSFHLGLYDEDNKLQCILTVHRTNHPKLPHKGYRLRGMATLPEARRKGYAKELLSAAIEHIKTQLKGDYLWCIAREIAYPFYESMGIEYMSDEFQYKDAGNHKEMFIPFY; translated from the coding sequence ATGATTCGATTTATAAAAGTTGAAGATGCCCTACCCATTAGAAGCGCTGTACTGCAAAAAAGAAAGGATCCAAAGCTTTGCCGTAACCCAGAGGATTTAAAGCCTGACAGCTTCCATTTAGGGCTCTATGACGAAGACAACAAGCTTCAATGTATATTGACCGTCCACAGAACAAACCATCCAAAGCTTCCTCATAAAGGCTACCGGCTTCGAGGAATGGCAACTTTGCCAGAAGCGAGAAGAAAAGGATATGCAAAAGAATTACTGTCAGCTGCAATTGAGCATATTAAAACTCAATTAAAAGGTGACTATTTATGGTGCATAGCTCGGGAAATAGCTTATCCCTTTTATGAAAGCATGGGAATCGAATATATGTCGGATGAATTCCAATATAAAGATGCTGGAAATCATAAAGAAATGTTCATTCCTTTTTACTAA
- the gap gene encoding type I glyceraldehyde-3-phosphate dehydrogenase, with the protein MRIAINGFGRIGRHTLRNLLNRNFNEIEVVAINDLADAKTLAHLFKYDSVHGPLNRKVEHDQDHLFIDGKSIQIFNKRNPEELPWKDLDIDVVIESTGLFVKKELAEKHLSAGAKQVIISAPSPDKEVPTVVLGINDRDFDWNTSIFSNASCTTNNVAPLIKILDENWGIVDGYITTVHSMTGDQNLHDAPHRDLRRSRAASASIIPTTTGAAKAITNVFKHLDGKLGGAGIRVPVLNGSLTDFTCNLTKETTVEEINQKFKEAAEGELKNVLYYTEDPIVSVDIINNPYSCVFDSDLTSIVGGLVKVVGWYDNEFGYSNRLVDILFRLAKK; encoded by the coding sequence ATGAGAATTGCCATCAATGGGTTTGGTCGAATCGGACGCCATACCCTAAGAAATCTACTCAATAGAAACTTCAACGAGATTGAAGTGGTCGCAATCAATGATCTTGCAGATGCCAAAACTTTAGCCCATCTGTTTAAATACGACTCCGTACACGGACCATTGAACCGAAAGGTAGAGCATGACCAAGATCATCTATTCATTGATGGCAAATCAATACAGATCTTTAACAAAAGAAACCCGGAAGAATTACCATGGAAAGACCTTGATATCGATGTGGTAATTGAATCAACTGGTTTGTTTGTTAAAAAAGAACTCGCTGAAAAACATCTTTCGGCAGGAGCTAAGCAGGTAATTATCTCGGCACCATCCCCTGATAAAGAAGTTCCAACTGTTGTACTCGGAATAAATGACCGAGATTTTGACTGGAATACGTCAATCTTTTCAAATGCATCATGTACTACAAACAATGTCGCTCCACTGATCAAAATCCTAGATGAAAATTGGGGAATCGTGGATGGTTATATCACAACAGTGCATTCCATGACCGGCGACCAGAATCTTCATGATGCACCTCATCGTGACCTGAGAAGGTCCCGCGCTGCATCTGCTTCGATAATACCAACGACTACTGGAGCTGCTAAAGCTATTACAAACGTATTCAAACATCTGGATGGCAAATTGGGTGGAGCTGGAATCCGGGTACCAGTGCTCAACGGATCATTGACGGATTTTACATGTAACCTTACTAAAGAAACAACCGTAGAGGAAATCAACCAAAAATTCAAAGAGGCAGCAGAAGGTGAATTAAAAAATGTGCTCTATTATACCGAGGATCCAATCGTATCTGTAGATATCATCAATAACCCATATTCTTGTGTTTTTGATTCTGATTTGACAAGTATTGTTGGAGGTTTAGTAAAAGTTGTGGGTTGGTATGATAATGAATTTGGGTACTCCAATAGACTTGTTGACATATTATTCAGATTGGCAAAAAAATGA
- a CDS encoding peroxiredoxin family protein, translating into MRNKLILSSLCLSLGVLAVGCNNQDTKSETTEAHDDHAGHDHSAHDHSTHEHAATEQSTQTNPAPAVPQTTKAAALSIPEFNFYKVKSGISYSKADIPAGKNTVFVLFDPGCSHCQNETKGLAKNYDKIKDINVLYVSMNDPALMAQFFTTFGKELEGKENVQMLWDRNQEFVQKFHIPNMFPANYVYGPDGQLKSYWEGEKDINEVIAEFKK; encoded by the coding sequence ATGAGAAATAAATTAATCCTATCCTCTCTTTGCCTTTCCTTAGGTGTTTTAGCTGTGGGATGTAATAATCAGGACACAAAATCTGAAACAACGGAAGCACATGACGATCATGCTGGACATGACCATAGCGCTCATGATCATAGCACACACGAACATGCTGCAACCGAACAGTCAACGCAAACAAACCCCGCTCCTGCTGTTCCTCAAACAACAAAAGCTGCCGCGCTGAGCATACCAGAATTTAATTTCTATAAAGTAAAATCCGGAATATCATATTCAAAAGCAGATATCCCTGCAGGAAAAAATACAGTATTCGTGCTGTTCGACCCAGGATGTAGCCACTGCCAAAATGAAACTAAAGGATTAGCGAAAAATTACGATAAAATCAAAGACATCAATGTGCTGTATGTATCTATGAATGACCCGGCTTTGATGGCGCAATTCTTCACCACATTCGGAAAAGAACTAGAAGGCAAAGAAAACGTACAGATGCTGTGGGACAGAAACCAAGAGTTTGTACAGAAATTCCATATCCCAAATATGTTCCCAGCAAATTATGTATATGGTCCTGATGGCCAATTAAAATCTTATTGGGAAGGTGAAAAAGATATTAATGAAGTAATCGCTGAATTCAAAAAATAA
- the secDF gene encoding protein translocase subunit SecDF, with protein sequence MSKGLIKFLVIVVSLACLYSLSFTFVTRKVEKDAAEYANGDMAKEKAYLDSIAGEVVYNIGIAKFTYREAKANELALGLDLKGGMNVTMEISLNELIANLAGNPKDANFNKALENAVNKSKTTNTSLIDLFMNEYKATGASTPIASFFATKDNAAVIKGTSSESDVRNFLNREADNAIQNSYKVLRTRIDKFGVASPNIQIQQGTNRILIELPGVNDEERVRKLLQGSAKLEFYETYQNPQVYSLLENVNRTLATTLKADKPAANVSSDSTVANTADTTKKEENLLAKLGANQKASDSAKTDSAAQPDAAALANNPLFAVLSPSTFNQGGQQQLAPGAVVGYANLKDTAKVNALLARPEVKSIIPGNLKLLWAVKPENNAKDFLSLYAIKTSGSENGPVMTGEVITDARDGFDQQNSPIVSMEMNADGARQWKRITAQAAQNRDHIAIVLDGVVYSAPGVNEEIPNGNSQISGNFTIEDTKDLANVLKAGRLPTTAKIVEEAIVGPSLGQVAIDSGVNSAVIGIIVVMAFMIAYYNRAGIAANIAVIFNVFFLMGVLASLNAVLTLPGIAGIVLTMGTAVDANVLIYERMREEEALGKSPRQIVADGYKHAMPSILDSQITTFLVGLILFFTGSGPIQGFATTLMIGIITSLFTAIFITRLIFEFMLSRDMKITTSFPWSKHTLKNANFQFIKKRKVAYIISAIAIVISFAAILTKGFSYGVDFQGGRTYTVRYDQSVSPEAVRENLDNIFGTTTEVKTFGNENQLRITTSYQIEETSDQTDAEVLGKLNEGLTKIQGNKYEILSQQKVGPTIASDIRDRAIYAAVFSILAIAAYILIRFQKWQYSAGAAIATIHDGIILMGLFSILDGIVPFSLDIDQHFVAAILTVLGYSVNDTVVVFDRLREYLKKPNAHQEEIGTTINNAINSTLSRTVITSLTVIFVLAVLFVFGGEVIRGFSFAILIGIVVATYSSIFLAAPAIYDLSGGKHLAESAKEKERKQAKVVTP encoded by the coding sequence ATGAGTAAAGGGCTGATTAAATTTTTGGTGATAGTGGTTTCCTTAGCGTGCCTCTACTCCTTATCATTCACTTTTGTAACACGTAAAGTTGAAAAAGACGCAGCGGAATACGCCAATGGCGACATGGCTAAAGAAAAAGCATACTTGGATTCCATTGCAGGTGAGGTAGTATATAATATAGGTATAGCTAAATTCACCTATCGCGAAGCTAAAGCAAATGAACTTGCGCTCGGATTGGACCTAAAAGGGGGTATGAACGTTACAATGGAAATTTCATTGAACGAACTTATCGCTAACCTGGCAGGAAATCCTAAAGACGCAAACTTCAACAAAGCATTGGAAAATGCTGTAAACAAAAGTAAAACAACCAACACTTCGTTGATTGATTTATTCATGAACGAGTATAAAGCAACTGGTGCTTCTACTCCTATCGCTTCTTTCTTTGCAACAAAAGACAACGCGGCTGTAATTAAAGGAACTAGTTCAGAGTCTGATGTTCGTAATTTCTTGAATAGAGAAGCTGACAATGCTATCCAAAACTCATACAAAGTATTACGTACGCGTATTGACAAATTCGGTGTAGCTTCTCCTAATATCCAAATCCAACAAGGAACCAACCGTATCCTGATCGAATTACCTGGGGTAAACGATGAAGAACGCGTTCGTAAGCTTTTACAAGGTTCTGCCAAATTGGAATTCTACGAAACTTACCAAAACCCACAAGTATATTCTCTTCTTGAAAATGTAAACAGAACATTGGCAACAACGTTGAAAGCTGACAAACCAGCTGCTAACGTGTCTAGCGACTCTACTGTAGCTAATACTGCTGATACAACTAAAAAAGAAGAAAACTTATTGGCTAAGCTTGGAGCAAATCAAAAAGCTTCTGATTCTGCAAAAACAGACTCAGCTGCTCAACCTGATGCTGCCGCTTTAGCTAACAACCCACTGTTCGCAGTTCTTTCTCCATCTACTTTCAACCAAGGTGGTCAACAACAATTGGCTCCAGGTGCTGTAGTAGGTTATGCCAACTTGAAAGATACAGCAAAAGTGAATGCTTTGCTTGCTCGTCCTGAGGTAAAATCTATTATCCCTGGAAACTTGAAATTGTTATGGGCAGTAAAACCAGAAAACAATGCTAAAGATTTCCTTTCTTTATACGCTATCAAAACTTCAGGTTCTGAAAATGGACCAGTAATGACTGGTGAGGTAATCACTGATGCACGTGATGGTTTTGACCAACAAAACAGTCCAATCGTTTCTATGGAAATGAATGCTGACGGTGCTCGTCAATGGAAAAGAATTACTGCTCAAGCAGCACAAAATAGAGATCATATCGCTATCGTGTTGGACGGTGTAGTATATTCTGCTCCTGGTGTAAACGAAGAAATCCCTAACGGTAACTCTCAAATCTCTGGTAACTTTACGATTGAAGACACAAAAGACTTAGCAAACGTTTTAAAAGCTGGTAGACTTCCTACAACAGCTAAAATCGTGGAAGAAGCGATCGTTGGTCCTTCATTGGGTCAAGTAGCTATTGATTCGGGTGTAAATTCTGCAGTGATCGGTATCATCGTAGTAATGGCATTTATGATTGCTTACTACAACCGTGCTGGTATTGCAGCTAACATCGCCGTGATTTTCAACGTATTCTTCTTAATGGGCGTTCTTGCTTCATTGAATGCAGTACTGACACTGCCTGGTATTGCAGGTATCGTATTGACTATGGGTACTGCAGTGGATGCAAACGTACTAATCTATGAACGGATGCGTGAGGAAGAAGCACTGGGCAAATCACCTCGACAAATCGTTGCAGATGGTTATAAACATGCAATGCCTTCTATCCTTGACTCGCAGATCACAACGTTCTTAGTAGGTTTAATCCTGTTCTTCACAGGTAGTGGCCCTATTCAAGGGTTTGCAACAACTTTGATGATAGGTATTATCACTTCTTTGTTCACTGCGATTTTCATCACTCGTTTGATTTTCGAATTTATGTTGAGCAGAGATATGAAAATCACAACTTCATTCCCTTGGTCTAAACATACTTTGAAAAACGCAAACTTCCAATTCATCAAGAAAAGAAAAGTTGCGTATATCATATCTGCAATCGCAATCGTAATTTCCTTCGCTGCAATTCTTACTAAAGGGTTCTCTTACGGAGTTGACTTCCAAGGTGGACGTACTTATACCGTACGTTACGACCAAAGTGTAAGCCCAGAAGCTGTACGTGAAAACTTAGATAATATTTTTGGTACAACAACAGAGGTTAAAACTTTTGGTAATGAAAACCAACTGCGTATTACCACCTCTTACCAAATTGAAGAAACTTCTGACCAAACTGATGCTGAAGTATTAGGTAAATTAAATGAGGGTCTTACTAAGATTCAAGGAAATAAATACGAAATCCTTTCTCAACAAAAAGTAGGTCCTACTATTGCAAGTGATATCCGTGACCGTGCAATTTATGCCGCTGTATTCTCAATCTTAGCTATTGCTGCATATATCTTGATCCGTTTCCAAAAATGGCAATATTCGGCAGGTGCAGCGATCGCAACAATTCACGATGGTATCATTCTAATGGGTCTATTCTCAATATTGGATGGAATCGTACCATTCTCCCTTGATATTGACCAACACTTTGTTGCAGCAATATTAACCGTATTGGGTTATTCTGTAAATGATACAGTTGTTGTATTTGACCGCCTTCGTGAGTACTTGAAAAAACCAAATGCTCATCAAGAAGAAATCGGTACGACCATTAACAATGCAATCAATTCAACATTGAGCCGTACAGTGATTACCTCATTGACAGTAATCTTCGTATTGGCAGTATTGTTTGTGTTTGGTGGTGAAGTGATCCGTGGATTCTCATTCGCTATCTTGATCGGTATCGTGGTAGCAACATATTCTTCTATCTTCTTAGCTGCACCAGCTATTTACGACCTTAGTGGTGGTAAACATTTAGCTGAATCTGCAAAAGAAAAAGAAAGAAAACAAGCAAAAGTGGTTACTCCATAA
- the guaB gene encoding IMP dehydrogenase encodes MQLDPQKFVQEGLTYDDVLLIPAYSEILPRDVDTSTFLTKKIKLNIPLVSAAMDTVTGADLAIAIAQAGGIGMLHKNMTIAEQAAEVRKVKRSESGMIQDPVTLLENATVGDAFQIMKEHKIGGIPVINAENKLVGIVTNRDLRFQKDMARPISELMTKTNLVVAPEGTDLIMAEEILQNHKIEKLPVVNTDGVLKGLITFKDIQKYKHYPNAAKDEHGRLLVGAAVGVTADTLDRVEALVKAGVDVVTIDTAHGHSLGVINKLKEVKATYPDLQVIVGNIATGDAAKMLADAGADAVKVGIGPGSICTTRIIAGVGVPQLYAVYEVAKALKGTGVPLIADGGIKQTGDIAKAIAAGANTIMAGSLFAGVEEAPGETILLEGRKFKSYRGMGSVEAMEKGSKDRYFQDVEDDIKKLVPEGIVGRVPYKGTLAEVVYQYIGGLRASMGYCGAATIEKLQEAKFVRITGAGLRESHPHNIQITKEAPNYNSRG; translated from the coding sequence ATGCAACTAGATCCACAAAAATTCGTACAAGAAGGACTTACCTACGACGATGTTTTATTAATCCCAGCTTATTCTGAAATATTGCCTCGTGATGTAGATACCAGTACATTCTTGACCAAGAAAATCAAATTAAATATTCCTTTAGTATCTGCTGCCATGGACACCGTTACTGGAGCAGATCTTGCGATTGCCATCGCTCAGGCGGGTGGAATCGGCATGTTACATAAGAATATGACTATTGCAGAACAAGCTGCAGAGGTTCGTAAGGTGAAGCGTTCGGAGAGTGGTATGATCCAAGATCCGGTTACTTTATTGGAGAATGCTACAGTAGGTGATGCATTTCAAATCATGAAGGAGCACAAGATTGGCGGTATTCCGGTAATTAATGCTGAGAATAAGTTAGTAGGAATCGTTACTAACCGTGATCTACGTTTCCAAAAAGATATGGCTCGTCCTATCAGTGAGTTGATGACTAAAACAAATTTAGTTGTAGCACCTGAAGGCACGGACTTAATTATGGCAGAAGAAATTCTTCAGAATCATAAAATTGAAAAACTTCCGGTTGTAAATACGGACGGTGTTTTAAAAGGACTGATTACTTTTAAAGACATTCAGAAATATAAGCACTATCCAAATGCAGCAAAAGATGAACATGGTCGTTTATTGGTTGGTGCGGCTGTTGGTGTTACTGCAGATACATTAGACCGCGTAGAGGCATTGGTTAAAGCGGGAGTGGATGTTGTTACGATTGACACTGCCCATGGTCATTCATTGGGAGTTATCAATAAATTAAAAGAGGTTAAGGCTACTTATCCTGACTTACAAGTTATCGTAGGTAATATCGCTACTGGTGATGCAGCAAAAATGTTGGCTGATGCTGGAGCAGATGCTGTTAAAGTAGGTATTGGTCCGGGTTCAATCTGTACGACGCGTATTATTGCAGGCGTTGGTGTTCCTCAATTATATGCTGTTTATGAAGTTGCCAAAGCCTTAAAAGGAACCGGAGTTCCGTTGATCGCAGACGGAGGTATCAAACAGACTGGTGATATAGCTAAAGCAATAGCAGCAGGTGCGAATACCATTATGGCAGGTTCGTTGTTCGCGGGTGTTGAAGAGGCACCAGGTGAAACCATTTTATTAGAAGGTAGAAAATTCAAGTCTTATCGTGGAATGGGATCGGTAGAAGCTATGGAAAAAGGTTCTAAAGATCGTTATTTCCAAGATGTGGAAGATGATATCAAAAAATTAGTTCCAGAAGGAATTGTAGGCCGTGTTCCCTATAAAGGAACATTGGCAGAGGTAGTTTATCAATATATTGGTGGTCTTCGCGCATCTATGGGATATTGCGGAGCAGCAACGATAGAGAAACTACAAGAAGCAAAATTTGTTCGTATTACAGGTGCTGGATTACGTGAGTCACACCCACATAATATCCAGATTACAAAAGAAGCACCGAATTACAACAGTAGAGGATAG
- a CDS encoding 30S ribosomal protein THX, with translation MGKGDKESRRGKIIMGSYGKKRPRDPFKGRATVKNTEKKSK, from the coding sequence ATGGGAAAAGGAGATAAAGAAAGTAGAAGAGGAAAAATCATCATGGGTTCATACGGAAAAAAAAGACCTAGAGATCCATTTAAAGGTAGAGCTACCGTAAAAAACACAGAGAAAAAATCTAAATAG
- a CDS encoding alanine/glycine:cation symporter family protein, producing MQEIIDKIYSIIWSDALVYLCLLAGVYFTIRFKFPQLIYLKEMVRLLFSGGGSKKGISSFQAFSLAISGRVGTGNIAGVATAIGMGGPGAVFWMWIIAFLGSSSAIIEATLGQLYKEVKDGEYRGGPAYYIKKGLKSNVFAWVFAVVTIVSTGFLLPSVQSNSIALAMKSAFNISPMVVGIFLVLLLGFIIIGGVKRISKVAEYVVPFMAGAYILMAVVIIIINIREVPEVFKLIFQSALNLEATFGGIVGSAISWGVKRGIYSNEAGQGTAPHAAAAAEVSHPIKQGLVQGFSVYVDTLFVCTATALMILFTGQYNVAHPAGGFIVQHIPGVEAGPEFTQLAVSQHFPTLGAGFIAISLMFFAFTTIMAYYYIAECNVSFIGKNRSRTILIWLLRVMILGSVYLGCISTAKMAWDLGDIGVGLMAWLNMIAIILLHNKVLKLMKDYNEQRKEGKDPVFNNTSTNFSDVSIWEKNKK from the coding sequence ATGCAAGAAATTATAGACAAAATTTATAGTATTATTTGGAGTGATGCTTTGGTTTACTTATGCCTTTTGGCAGGCGTATACTTTACCATCAGGTTCAAATTTCCCCAGTTAATTTATCTTAAGGAAATGGTTCGCTTGTTATTTTCAGGTGGCGGATCTAAGAAGGGTATTTCTTCCTTTCAAGCATTTTCATTGGCAATTTCGGGCCGTGTTGGAACTGGTAATATAGCAGGAGTAGCTACTGCGATCGGTATGGGCGGTCCAGGGGCTGTTTTTTGGATGTGGATTATTGCTTTTTTGGGCAGTTCCTCTGCTATTATTGAAGCGACTTTAGGTCAACTTTATAAAGAAGTAAAAGATGGTGAATACCGAGGTGGTCCAGCCTATTATATCAAAAAAGGACTGAAGAGCAATGTCTTTGCTTGGGTTTTTGCTGTAGTAACCATCGTAAGTACTGGTTTTTTATTGCCAAGTGTCCAAAGTAACAGCATTGCTTTGGCGATGAAATCTGCTTTTAATATTTCACCCATGGTTGTTGGGATATTCCTTGTGCTTCTACTAGGCTTCATCATTATTGGAGGAGTTAAACGTATCAGTAAGGTTGCTGAATATGTAGTGCCTTTTATGGCAGGAGCATATATTTTAATGGCTGTAGTTATTATAATAATCAACATCCGCGAGGTTCCTGAGGTTTTTAAGTTGATTTTCCAATCGGCATTGAATCTAGAGGCTACCTTTGGTGGGATTGTCGGATCGGCAATTTCATGGGGTGTGAAGCGAGGGATTTACAGTAATGAGGCAGGTCAGGGCACGGCACCACATGCCGCAGCGGCTGCTGAAGTTAGCCATCCGATCAAACAAGGTTTGGTGCAGGGTTTTTCCGTTTATGTTGACACCTTATTTGTTTGTACCGCTACGGCTTTAATGATCCTATTTACTGGACAATATAACGTTGCACATCCAGCGGGTGGTTTTATCGTCCAACATATTCCGGGCGTTGAGGCTGGTCCAGAATTTACCCAATTGGCCGTTTCACAACATTTTCCCACACTCGGAGCAGGTTTTATTGCTATTTCACTTATGTTTTTTGCCTTTACGACTATCATGGCCTATTATTATATCGCAGAATGTAATGTAAGTTTTATTGGAAAAAATCGCAGTAGAACAATCCTTATTTGGTTATTAAGGGTTATGATATTGGGGTCTGTTTATTTAGGCTGTATCTCGACGGCAAAAATGGCCTGGGATCTAGGCGATATTGGGGTTGGACTGATGGCATGGCTAAACATGATTGCTATTATTTTGTTGCATAATAAGGTCCTGAAATTAATGAAGGATTACAACGAACAAAGGAAAGAAGGAAAGGATCCTGTTTTCAATAATACAAGTACTAATTTTTCTGATGTTTCAATTTGGGAAAAGAATAAAAAGTAA
- the nhaA gene encoding Na+/H+ antiporter NhaA, whose translation MNKLINLNVFKDFFASSNAGGIMLFICVVFSMIIANSPLAGALQNLLDHQLGFENDSIHLKYSVLLWINDGLMAIFFLLVGLEIKREIVEGELSSPKKASLPILCAVGGAAVPAIIYLSLNAGQETASGWGIPMATDIAFALAVINLLGNRIPSSLKIFLAALAIVDDLIAILVIAFFYSSGIEVSYLLYAAAGLVILILMNRFNVLNPYLYLIPGVFIWYFVHHSGIHATIAGVLVAMTIPTNDTAIESPLERLEHALTKPVNFFIIPVFAFANTNITLESEMLGGLTSSLGLGITLGLLVGKPIGIMLTSYLCTKAKLSSLPEGSTWRHIFGVGLLAGIGFTMSIFIAILSFNDPLHISEAKLSILITSLLAGVIGFLALNSKKVYR comes from the coding sequence ATGAACAAACTGATTAATTTAAATGTTTTCAAGGATTTCTTTGCTTCCAGTAATGCAGGCGGAATCATGCTGTTTATCTGTGTGGTCTTTTCGATGATTATAGCAAATAGTCCGTTAGCAGGCGCATTACAGAACTTATTGGATCATCAACTGGGTTTTGAGAATGATTCCATTCATCTCAAGTATTCAGTATTATTATGGATCAATGATGGTTTGATGGCTATATTCTTTTTATTGGTAGGTCTTGAAATAAAAAGGGAAATAGTAGAAGGGGAGCTTTCCTCTCCGAAAAAAGCATCATTGCCTATTTTATGTGCCGTCGGCGGTGCTGCAGTTCCTGCAATCATTTACCTTTCCTTAAATGCTGGCCAAGAAACCGCTAGCGGTTGGGGAATTCCCATGGCAACTGATATTGCCTTTGCTTTGGCTGTTATCAATCTTTTAGGCAATAGAATTCCATCTAGTTTAAAGATATTTTTGGCAGCATTGGCAATTGTGGATGATTTAATTGCGATTTTAGTGATTGCTTTTTTCTATTCGTCGGGAATTGAAGTTAGTTATTTATTATATGCAGCTGCTGGTCTTGTTATCTTAATATTGATGAACAGGTTCAATGTTCTAAATCCATATTTATATTTGATTCCGGGAGTCTTTATTTGGTATTTTGTTCATCATTCTGGGATTCATGCTACCATAGCGGGTGTCTTGGTGGCTATGACCATTCCAACGAACGATACTGCGATTGAGTCGCCTCTGGAAAGGTTGGAACATGCATTGACAAAACCTGTGAACTTCTTTATAATTCCTGTTTTTGCTTTCGCGAATACGAATATTACATTGGAGAGTGAGATGTTGGGTGGTTTGACTTCATCTTTAGGGTTGGGGATTACCTTGGGATTATTGGTTGGTAAGCCTATAGGAATTATGTTGACCTCTTATCTGTGTACTAAGGCTAAATTGAGCTCATTACCTGAAGGTAGCACATGGAGACATATTTTTGGAGTTGGCTTATTGGCTGGTATCGGATTTACGATGTCCATTTTTATTGCAATCTTGTCTTTTAATGATCCATTGCATATTTCAGAAGCTAAGCTTTCTATATTGATAACGTCATTGTTGGCTGGGGTGATTGGGTTTTTGGCGTTGAATTCGAAGAAGGTTTATAGATAA